The genome window GTGGTTTCTCGACGGCGAAATCGGCAAAGTCACAACCAGCCCGGACGGCATGGAACTGACCGCCGGTCCGGAGTTTAAAAATGATGCCCACCACATGGTGCTGTGGACCAAAGAGGTTTTTGAGGGCGACCTGAAGATTGAATACGACTACACGCGACTCGACGATGAAACCCGCTGCGTCAATATTCTCTACATCCAGGCCACCGGCAGCGGCGAAGAACCGTATGTGGAAGACATCATAAAATGGAACGATCTGCGCCGCGTACCCGCGATGCGGATGTATTTCGACCACATGAATACCTACCACATCAGCTATGCCGCCTTCCCCAACGACGAAGACTCCACCAGCTACATCCGCGCACGGCGCTACATACCCAACGCCACCGGACTCGAAGGATCCGATCTCGAACCGGACTATTACCCCGAAGGGCTTTTCAAAAAAGGCGTTCCGCACAAAATCACCGTCATCAAAAAAGAGCGCGCACTGTTCATGAAAATTGAAAATGCGGAGCAGACAACCTATTGCCACATGACCAACCCAAAGCTGCCTGCCATCACGGAAGGACGCATTGGACTGCGTCATATGTTCACTCGCTCCTCACGCTATAAAAACATCCGCATCAGCATCCCAAAACAAAAGCCTGCTCATTGACATCGCCGGGGCGTCATGTAACATACACATGATTCATCTCTTTATTACAGAGCAGCAAATATGACAATTAGAGAAGTAGCTAAAAAAGCCGGCGTCTCCACCGCCACCGTCTCCCGCCTGATCAATGAAAACGGATTCGTCAGCAAAGAGGCCAGAAAGAAAATCCTGCAAGCTTTTAAAGAAACCGGCTATGACCCGGCAAACCGCAGACGGCGGACCGCAGGAAGCACAAGTTCGGGGTTAAGTCACAACAATGTGGTCATGGTGTGGAATACCGGAAAATACTACGAACAGACGCTGACCGGCCAAAACATGATGCAGGGGATCACCGAAGCGCTGCAGCAACTGGGGGCGACACTGACCGTTGCCCACCTCAACGGAAACGACGAAATCCCCACCGCCCTGCTTAACGGAAAATTTGACGGCGTTTTTATTCACGGCTCAAAACCGTCTCCGGCTATTTGCAAACACCTCAAAAAACACCCAGTTATATGGCTGCTCAAACAAGGATCGTTCGACTTTGGAGACCGTATCCAGCCCGACCACAGCCTGGCTGGAGAACTCTCCTGCGACTGGATGATCCAGCAGGGATGCCGAAACCTTTGCTGTATGACCTACACGGTAAAGACATCCAAAAACCTCTACGCAACCATGCGCGCCGACAGCTTCCAGAGCTCTGCCGAGCGCAGCGGAACTTCCTGCTGTCGACTTACCCAGCCCGAACCGGACGAAACAGCCAACCCTCTTCCGGCACGAGCGGCTGCTGCCGCCAGGCTCGTTGAAAACTTCGCCCAGCTGAACCCGCGGCCGGATGGCATCTTTGTCACCAACGAACTGGGGCCTTACATCCATGCAGAACTGCTGAAACAAAACATAATCCCCATGAAAGATCTGCTTCTGATTGCCGGCGAAGCGGACATCTGCTACGGACATCATCTTGACCCGATGCCTGCCACGATCCAGATTTTCAGCCGGGATATCGGGAAACAAGCCGTCGAAATGCTCCTGCAACGAGTTAAAAACCCCGACATGCCGCAGATTACCTGCGCACTGAAACCTCAGCTTCTGATTCCTGCCTAACCTTCAATATAGCGCTTAACAGCTAAAACAGTTTCCGGAACGGAAACATAACATACCCAGATCACGAAACTCTTCCGACGAGAAACCGGCATGACTCCATCTGCATGCAAAAAAAGCAACTGCCGGAATTGGACTCCAAATGATCAAAACCCCTGTCGCAATAACCACTGGGCGCACAACTCGCACCAGTACGCAAGATAAGCATTCCGTCGATCACCGACACTGCAAAGCCCCATACCGTGCCGTCCTTCAGGGAAAATATGAAGCTCATATTCAACACTGTTTTTTCCCAGCGCCTGTGCCATCCGGAAACTGTTATCTACCGGGACGGCTTCATCATCTGCGGTATGCCATAGAAAAACCGGCGGCGTTCCCGACGTAACACGGTCTTCCAGGCTGAACATCGCCCTGGTTTCCTCCGACGGATCCGCGCCCATCAGGTTCACAACCGAGCCCTCGTGGCAGCTTCCAGGGTTTGCCGTGACAACCGGATAGCACATCACCGCCAGATCCGGACGGGCAGAAACGGAATCCAGCTCGTCACCGATTGCCAACGAATCATCTTCCCACATGGTGGCTGCCGATCCGGCCAAGTGACCACCGGCGGAAAAGCCGAGCACTCCGATGCGCTTCGGGTCGATGTTAAATTCAGCAGCATGAGCACGCACCCATTGGATCGCGCGCCGCACATCATGGTATGGCTTCGGATGATGGACCGGAGCTACGGAATAATGCAGCACGAAGGCGCTGATCCCCAGCCCATTCAGCCAGCCCGCGACCGGATTGGCCTCCTGCCTGGAAAGGCCCTCATACCCACCTCCGGGAAGCACAATCACACAGGAATAAGGATCTCCAGTCTCTTTCTGAACAAACGGAATCAGATGCGGAATATTGTCCGCCATTAATTCCTCTGCCGATCTATCCGAACGCTCATTTTTCCAAAACAGTATATTTTTCATCACGCACCATTTAAATTATTACAACCGACACATCGTGAGACCGCCGTCGATGTCTACAACCTGTCCGGTTGAGTACGGGATATCTCCGCGAGCCATAGCTGCGGCGGCTTTTCCAAC of Tichowtungia aerotolerans contains these proteins:
- a CDS encoding DUF1961 family protein; protein product: MTTPEVITLLATSLFLVGCATQTQSPVSPDQTAFEQANRECWKEIFSDSCTGDWTEQWFLDGEIGKVTTSPDGMELTAGPEFKNDAHHMVLWTKEVFEGDLKIEYDYTRLDDETRCVNILYIQATGSGEEPYVEDIIKWNDLRRVPAMRMYFDHMNTYHISYAAFPNDEDSTSYIRARRYIPNATGLEGSDLEPDYYPEGLFKKGVPHKITVIKKERALFMKIENAEQTTYCHMTNPKLPAITEGRIGLRHMFTRSSRYKNIRISIPKQKPAH
- a CDS encoding LacI family DNA-binding transcriptional regulator — translated: MTIREVAKKAGVSTATVSRLINENGFVSKEARKKILQAFKETGYDPANRRRRTAGSTSSGLSHNNVVMVWNTGKYYEQTLTGQNMMQGITEALQQLGATLTVAHLNGNDEIPTALLNGKFDGVFIHGSKPSPAICKHLKKHPVIWLLKQGSFDFGDRIQPDHSLAGELSCDWMIQQGCRNLCCMTYTVKTSKNLYATMRADSFQSSAERSGTSCCRLTQPEPDETANPLPARAAAAARLVENFAQLNPRPDGIFVTNELGPYIHAELLKQNIIPMKDLLLIAGEADICYGHHLDPMPATIQIFSRDIGKQAVEMLLQRVKNPDMPQITCALKPQLLIPA
- a CDS encoding alpha/beta hydrolase; protein product: MKNILFWKNERSDRSAEELMADNIPHLIPFVQKETGDPYSCVIVLPGGGYEGLSRQEANPVAGWLNGLGISAFVLHYSVAPVHHPKPYHDVRRAIQWVRAHAAEFNIDPKRIGVLGFSAGGHLAGSAATMWEDDSLAIGDELDSVSARPDLAVMCYPVVTANPGSCHEGSVVNLMGADPSEETRAMFSLEDRVTSGTPPVFLWHTADDEAVPVDNSFRMAQALGKNSVEYELHIFPEGRHGMGLCSVGDRRNAYLAYWCELCAQWLLRQGF